In a single window of the Raphanus sativus cultivar WK10039 chromosome 9, ASM80110v3, whole genome shotgun sequence genome:
- the LOC108827829 gene encoding two-component response regulator-like APRR1: MMDLKGECKGGGGDGFIDRSKVRILLCDNDSKSLGDVFTLLSQCSYQVTSVKSARQVIDALNAEGPDIDIILAEIDLPMAKGMKMLRYITRDKDLRRIPVIMMSRQDEVPVVVKCLKLGAADYLVKPLRTNELLNLWTHMWRRRRMLGLAEKNMLSYEFDLVASDPSDPNTNSNNLFSDDTDDRSIRSTNPQRGHQEKECPVAMGSVCAGNGADATATSAPPAVAIIEPPLNHHEPTERRTNPAQLSSVPKKSRLKIGESSAFFTYVKSTVLATNCQDPPHVNGNGSLHPVVAEKLQVVPSEVINKTRQTRRGRETEKNYPQGENLQNGGASYPSSLERPSQTLPTSMELHGRSYKEGNVSTGQVAVNGSKDSSQVASQNAYPYYMHGVMNQVMMQSAAMMPQYGHQHPHYPPNHLNGMTGVPYYHLPMNTSLQHNQMSQNGQMSMVHYHPSSNEVRVNKLDRREEALLKFRRKRNQRCFDKKIRYVNRKKLAERRPRVKGQFVRKMNGVNVDLNGQPEPDSADYDDEEDEDEEEDENRDSSPQDDAQGT, from the exons ATGATGGATTTGAAGGGGGAGTGtaagggaggaggaggagatgggTTTATTGACAGAAGCAAAGTCAGGATTTTGCTCTGTGACAATGATTCCAAGAGCTTAGGAGATGTTTTCACACTCCTTTCACAGTGTTCTTATCAAG TGACTTCAGTGAAGTCAGCAAGGCAGGTGATTGATGCACTAAACGCAGAGGGACCTGATATAGATATAATACTTGCTGAAATTGATCTCCCAATGGCCAAGGGTATGAAGATGCTGAGGTACATCACTCGTGACAAAGATCTTCGGAGAATCCCCGTCATAA TGATGTCGAGGCAAGACGAGGTACCTGTTGTGGTGAAATGCTTGAAGCTAGGTGCAGCTGACTACCTTGTCAAGCCTCTTCGGACCAACGAGCTTCTCAATTTGTGGACACACATGTGGAGAAGAAGACGCATG CTAGGACTTGCTGAGAAGAATATGTTGAGCTATGAGTTCGATCTCGTGGCATCTGATCCAAGTGATCCAAACACAAACAGTAACAACCTCTTCTCTGATGACACAGATGACAGAAGTATTAGGTCCACCAACCCTCAGAGAGGCCATCAGGAAAAAGAG TGTCCTGTTGCTATGGGTTCTGTTTGTGCTGGTAATGGTGCTGATGCCACAGCCACTTCAGCTCCTCCTGCTGTTGCAATTATAGAGCCTCCACTGAATCATCATGAACCTACGGAAAGACGTACTAATCCAG CGCAACTTTCTTCAGTGCCAAAGAAAAGTAGATTGAAGATTGGAGAGTCCTCAGCTTTCTTCACGTATGTCAAGTCTACTGTCCTGGCTACCAACTGTCAAGATCCTCCCCATGTCAATGGGAATGGCTCACTTCATCCAGTTGTGGCGGAGAAGCTTCAAGTAGTGCCCAGTGAGGTGATCAACAAGACCAGACAAACACGCAGAGGTAGAGAGACCGAGAAAAACTATCCTCAAGGAGAGAACTTACAGAATGGTGGCGCCAGCTATCCAAGTTCCCTTGAGCGGCCTTCTCAAACGCTTCCCACGTCAATGGAACTTCATGGTAGGAGTTACAAAGAAGGAAATGTGAGTACTGGACAGGTTGCTGTGAACGGAAGTAAGGATTCATCTCAAGTTGCTTCCCAAAATGCCTATCCTTACTATATGCATGGGGTCATGAACCAAGTTATGATGCAATCAGCAGCCATGATGCCTCAGTATGGTCATCAACATCCTCATTATCCTCCGAATCATCTGAATGGAATGACAGGAGTTCCTTATTACCACCTTCCCATGAACACATCGTTACAGCACAATCAAATGTCACAGAATGGTCAGATGTCTATGGTTCATTATCACCCGTCTTCAAACGAGGTGAGAGTGAATAAACTTGACAGAAGAGAGGAAGCTTTGCTCAAATTTAGACGTAAAAGGAACCAAAGGTGTTTTGATAAGAAGATTAGGTATGTGAATAGAAAGAAGCTTGCTGAGAGGAGGCCGCGTGTTAAGGGTCAGTTTGTTAGGAAAATGAACGGCGTTAATGTTGACTTAAACGGGCAGCCTGAGCCTGACTCTGCTGACTATGATGACGAGGAagatgaggatgaagaagaagatgagaataGGGACTCATCTCCTCAGGATGATGCTCAGGGAACTTAA
- the LOC108825269 gene encoding probable receptor-like protein kinase At5g61350 translates to MREHYLHLLLLLVVSLFAIKTHSSFTPSDNYLINCGSSSETKLPDGRTFKSDQQSVSFLQTEEDIKTSVDTIPVSSDTLPLYLTARIFPGKATYSFYISRPGRHWIRLHFYPLPHPLYNLTDSVFTVTTDTTVLLHDFSASDASSVVFKEYLVYASEKLSLYFKPHKGSIAFVNAVEIVSVPDELVPDSASSVPQAPDFKGLGSFSLQVSHRVNIGGDLVSSKIDPLSRTWLSDKLYNSFPQGSSNVTVDPTTITYPDGGATVLIAPNPVYASAAEMADAQTTEPNFNLSWSASVDSGHDYFIRLHFCDIVSKSLNELVFNVFINGFIAISGLDLSAKTNALGTAYYADFVLNASAITNGTVMVQVGPTPNLQSGKPNAILNGLEIMKLNNGAGSLDGLFGVDGKYRGPHLGMSSKKLAIAGIGFVMGLTAFFGVVVLLVRWQRRPKDWQKQNSFSSWLLPLHAGHSSFMSSKGGSTTSRKMSIFGSKKSKSNGFSSFFSNQGLGRYFPFTELQTATQNFDEKSVIGVGGFGKVYIGEIDGGTQVAIKRGNQSSEQGINEFQTEIQMLSKLRHRHLVSLIGFCDENKEMILVYEYMSNGPLRDHLYGSKENDPNPIPTLSWKQRLEICIGSARGLHYLHTGAAQGIIHRDVKTTNILLDENLVAKVSDFGLSKDAPMEQGHVSTAVKGSFGYLDPEYFRRQQLTDKSDVYSFGVVLFEVLCARPVINPQLPREQVNLAEYAMNLHRKGNLEKIIDPKIVGTISKGSLRKFVEAAEKCLAEYGVDRPGMGDVLWNLEYALQLQEASAQVDLSEDKTTMNIQMEFSGEEMQSPPHPLL, encoded by the exons ATGAGGGAACATTACcttcatctcctcctcctcctcgttgTTTCCCTCTTCGCCATCAAAACCCATTCCTCCTTTACACCTTCCGACAACTACCTCATCAACTGCGGCTCCTCGTCCGAGACAAAACTCCCCGACGGTCGGACTTTCAAATCCGACCAGCAGTCCGTCTCCTTCCTCCAAACCGAAGAAGACATCAAAACCTCCGTCGACACCATCCCCGTCTCCTCCGACACCCTCCCTTTATACCTAACCGCCCGCATCTTCCCCGGAAAAGCAACTTACTCCTTCTACATCTCCCGCCCCGGCCGCCACTGGATCCGCCTCCATTTCTACCCTCTCCCTCACCCTCTCTACAACCTCACCGACTCCGTCTTCACCGTCACCACCGACACCACCGTTCTCTTGCACGACTTCTCCGCATCAGACGCTTCCTCCGTCGTCTTCAAAGAGTATCTCGTCTACGCATCCGAGAAGCTCTCTCTTTATTTCAAACCCCACAAAGGCTCCATCGCTTTCGTCAACGCCGTGGAGATCGTCTCCGTCCCCGACGAGCTCGTCCCCGACTCTGCTTCCTCTGTTCCGCAGGCTCCTGACTTCAAGGGCCTTGGAAGCTTCTCTCTCCAAGTCTCGCACCGGGTCAACATCGGTGGAGACTTGGTCTCCTCAAAGATCGATCCTCTCTCTCGCACTTGGCTCTCTGACAAACTCTACAACTCTTTCCCCCAAGGCTCTAGTAACGTCACCGTCGATCCCACCACGATTACTTACCCTGATGGCGGAGCCACGGTGCTGATCGCTCCTAATCCTGTCTACGCATCGGCCGCTGAGATGGCCGATGCGCAGACCACCGAGCCTAACTTTAACCTGTCGTGGAGCGCGAGCGTTGACTCTGGTCATGACTACTTCATCAGGCTTCACTTTTGTGACATTGTGAGCAAGTCTCTTAACGAACTTGTCTTTAACGTTTTCATCAACGGGTTCATTGCGATCTCTGGACTCGATCTTTCGGCCAAAACCAACGCTCTAGGGACAGCTTATTACGCAGACTTCGTGCTCAACGCGTCCGCTATCACCAACGGGACTGTCATGGTTCAGGTCGGTCCGACACCTAACTTACAATCAG GTAAACCGAATGCGATTCTCAACGGTTTAGAGATCATGAAGCTGAACAACGGAGCAGGGAGTTTAGACGGGCTTTTCGGAGTGGACGGGAAGTACAGAGGACCGCATCTCGGGATGTCGTCTAAGAAGCTAGCCATTGCGGGTATCGGGTTCGTGATGGGTCTAACCGCGTTCTTCGGAGTTGTCGTGTTGCTTGTTAGATGGCAGAGACGTCCTAAAGACTGGCAGAAGCAGAACAGTTTCTCCTCGTGGTTGCTTCCTTTGCACGCAGGACACTCGAGTTTCATGTCGAGCAAGGGCGGGTCGACGACATCGAGGAAGATGAGCATCTTCGGGTCGAAGAAAAGCAAAAGCAACGGCTTCTCTAGCTTCTTCTCAAACCAAGGGTTAGGTCGTTACTTCCCCTTCACGGAACTTCAGACCGCGACGCAGAACTTCGATGAGAAGTCTGTCATTGGTGTTGGAGGATTCGGGAAAGTGTATATAGGAGAGATCGACGGTGGGACGCAAGTCGCCATCAAGAGAGGGAACCAGAGTTCGGAGCAAGGGATCAACGAGTTTCAGACAGAGATTCAGATGCTGTCTAAACTCAGACACAGACATTTGGTTTCACTTATCGGGTTCTGTGATGAAAACAAAGAGATGATTCTTGTCTACGAGTACATGTCAAACGGTCCTCTACGTGACCATTTATACGGCTCTAAAGAAAACGACCCTAACCCTATACCTACCTTGTCTTGGAAGCAACGCCTAGAGATCTGCATTGGCTCAGCGCGTGGACTCCACTATCTCCACACGGGTGCAGCACAGGGGATCATTCACCGTGACGTCAAAACCACAAACATCCTCTTGGACGAGAATCTAGTCGCTAAAGTCTCAGATTTTGGACTTTCCAAAGATGCCCCTATGGAACAAGGGCATGTAAGTACAGCTGTGAAGGGTAGTTTCGGGTATTTAGACCCCGAGTACTTCAGAAGACAGCAACTCACTGACAAGTCAGATGTTTATTCGTTTGGTGTGGTTTTATTCGAGGTTTTATGTGCTAGGCCGGTTATAAACCCACAGTTACCTAGAGAGCAAGTTAACTTAGCAGAGTATGCTATGAACTTGCATAGAAAAGGTAACTTGGAGAAGATCATTGACCCTAAAATTGTGGGAACGATTAGTAAAGGGTCGTTGAGGAAGTTTGTGGAGGCTGCAGAGAAGTGTTTGGCTGAGTATGGTGTTGATAGGCCTGGGATGGGAGATGTGTTGTGGAATCTTGAGTATGCTTTGCAGCTTCAAGAAGCTTCAGCTCAAGTTGATTTGTCTGAAGATAAGACTACAATGAATATCCAGATGGAGTTTTCCGGCGAGGAGATGCAATCTCCGCCGCATCCTTTGCTGTGA
- the LOC108827830 gene encoding protein NEN2: MVGLTPSEDNRSEIAFFDLETTIPFRAGQKHEILEFGSILVCPKKLVELRSYTQLVRPANLSRITERSVNCNGIKREDVKSKPSFADIADDVYEILHGRVWAGHNILRFDIPRIREAFAEIGRDPPEPKGTIDSLVLLTQKFGRRAGDMKMATLASYFGIGNQTHRSLDDVRMNFEVLKYCATVLFLESSLPDELIENSVTTTTPETSSRRRRNTRTSPVSEQTAESTTAIPILSFVSPAGSQTNPFDMSTLSKEITSETLPPDSPMEEEQNQPSMAITPEATGDQEGFLEPGEISSPCIKAVQVPLYQGSQITKPQLLHGDNKPLQLRCPDLKVRYGISGKFMDSFGRRKLNFMIDLSPSLCNVLQECDSAAKTISVDSGSGSDWNPVIIPMKGFLSPTARIHIPIGLNGDVDRYAAEIHQREFSGATTTTTQKLISSNPSGEELESLVKPGTVLDAFLSLEPYDYQQRAGIRLVARKLVIH; the protein is encoded by the exons ATGGTTGGTCTAACTCCCTCCGAGGACAACCGCTCAGAGATCGCCTTCTTCGACTTAGAGACGACAATTCCGTTTCGAGCTGGCCAGAAGCACGAGATCCTCGAGTTCGGTTCCATCCTCGTCTGCCCCAAGAAGCTAGTCGAGCTCCGAAGCTACACACAGCTCGTCCGACCCGCGAATCTCAGCCGCATCACGGAACGCTCCGTGAATTGCAACGGCATCAAGAGGGAAGACGTCAAGTCGAAACCCTCCTTTGCAGATATCGCTGACGACGTCTACGAGATCCTCCACG gAAGGGTATGGGCaggtcacaacatattgaggttTGATATTCCAAGGATAAGAGAAGCTTTTGCAGAGATTGGAAGGGATCCACCAGAGCCAAAGGGAACCATTGACTCCTTGGTGTTACTTACTCAAAAGTTTGGGAGGAGAGCTGGTGATATGAAG ATGGCAACACTGGCTTCATACTTTGGTATTGGAAATCAAACGCATAG GAGCCTGGATGATGTCAGGATGAATTTTGAGGTTCTCAAGTATTGTGCCACTGTTTTGTTCTTG GAGTCAAGTCTACCAGATGAACTTATAGAGAACTCGGTTACTACTACTACGCCAGAAACAAGTTCAAGAAGACGCAGGAATACAAGAACATCTCCGGTTAGTGAGCAAACAGCGGAGAGCACTACAGCTATACCTATTCTATCATTTGTTTCACCAGCAGGATCTCAAACGAATCCCTTTGATATGAGCACTCTAAGCAAGGAGATAACCTCCGAGACTCTACCACCAGATAGTCCCATGGAAGAAGAACAAAACCAGCCATCTATGGCTATTACCCCTGAAGCAACCGGTGACCAGGAAGGGTTCTTGGAGCCTGGAGAGATATCTAGTCCATGCATCAAAGCCGTTCAGGTCCCGCTTTATCAGGGGAGTCAAATAACGAAGCCTCAGCTCTTACATGGAGACAACAAACCTCTTCAGCTCCGTTGTCCTGACCTGAAAGTACGGTATGGAATCAGTGGCAAATTTATGGATAGTTTTGGGAGGAGGAAGCTGAACTTTATGATTGATCTGAGTCCAAGTCTCTGCAACGTATTGCAAGAATGTGACAGTGCTGCAAAGACAATATCTGTTGATTCAGGGAGCGGTTCTGACTGGAATCCAGTGATCATTCCTATGAAAGGGTTCCTCAGCCCTACCGCAAGGATACA TATACCGATAGGGTTAAATGGAGATGTGGACCGTTATGCAGCTGAGATACACCAGAGAGAGTTCTCTGGagctactactactactactcagAAACTCATCTCAAGCAACCCAAGTGGTGAGGAGCTCGAGTCTTTGGTGAAACCAGGAACTGTCCTTGACGCTTTCTTGTCCCTGGAGCCATATGATTATCAGCAAAGAGCTGGGATCCGTTTAGTTGCTAGAAAGCTTGTTATACATTAG